Proteins co-encoded in one Dasypus novemcinctus isolate mDasNov1 chromosome 18, mDasNov1.1.hap2, whole genome shotgun sequence genomic window:
- the LOC101447167 gene encoding natural cytotoxicity triggering receptor 1: protein MAPRGTALLCLVLCLGQRSQAQEGAFPKPRISAVPGSVIALNETVKILCWGIPEAYLFQLEIWGNSEYRVVAKTLGIQDGVFTITHRNISSAGTYSCRYRRGFKWSELSEGLELVVTGLYHQPSLSANQSPKVMLGENVTLHCVSAQSPFDKFSLTKEGGANLPQHQNGGHQAAFTLGPVNSSFSGSYRCYGWYNSSPYVWSAPSDALEIVVADPTDQDYTTENLIRMGAAGLVLVVLLAILAGEWHSCRVPHKGEYTTESQLSKSRGNWLWTLPTISCVSLWPAGLGPHPAAHHRPGRISAMPSTLAALLCLGLCLSQRISTQEQTLLKPTIWAKPSSIISKGRPVAIWCQGTHEAVEYSLYFEGGLFASKKPKPTGMKNRVKFSILTMVLHTAGQYVCSYQNGELWSEPSDPLDLIMTGMYDTPTLSVHPSPEVVSGENVTFHCQIETGTSTFFLLKEERPRHPQRRYRNIQGEFPIGPVTTAHSGTYRCFGSYNNYAWSSPSEPVKLLVTGEIGDTSPAPTEPTTSPGDTWDLYPSATKTGFQKDLALWDHTAQNLVRLGLAALVLVALVWLLVEDRLSRKRTWEGPSRASGWERRRFRTQRSFNKDQES, encoded by the exons ATGGCCCCAAGAGGCACCGCTCTCCTCTGCCTAG TGCTCTGTCTGGGCCAGAGGAGTCAAGCGCAGGAAG GGGCCTTTCCCAAACCTCGCATCTCGGCCGTGCCAGGCTCTGTGATCGCTTTGAATGAGACGGTGAAGATTCTGTGCTGGGGGATTCCTGAAGCTTACCTGTTCCAACTGGAGATCTGGGGAAACTCTGAGTACCGGGTGGTGGCTAAAACCCTGGGGATTCAGGACGGTGTCTTCACCATTACACACAGGAATATAAGCTCTGCGGGAACTTACTCCTGCCGATACCGGAGAGGCTTCAAGTGGTCAGAGCTCAGTGAAGGCCTGGAGCTGGTGGTGACAG GCTTGTACCATCAACCCTCTCTCTCAGCTAACCAGAGCCCTAAGGTGATGCTGGGGGAGAATGTTACCCTCCACTGTGTTTCAGCACAGAGCCCCTTTGACAAGTTTTCACTGACCAAGGAGGGAGGAGCCAACCTGCCTCAGCACCAAAACGGGGGGCACCAGGCTGCCTTCACGCTGGGTCCTGTGAACTCCAGCTTCTCAGGGAGCTACAGGTGCTATGGATGGTACAATAGCAGCCCTTATGTTTGGTCAGCCCCAAGTGATGCCCTGGAGATAGTTGTTGCAG ATCCTACGGACCAGGATTACACGACAGAGAATTTGATCCGAATGGGTGCGGCGGGGCTGGTCCTCGTGGTTCTCTTGGCGATACTGGCTGGGGAGTGGCACAGTTGCAGGGTGCCACACAAGGGAGAATA CACCACCgagagccagctcagcaag TCCCGTGGCAATTGGCTCTGGACCTTACCCACAATATCCTGTGTGTCTCTCTGGCCTGCTGGCCTTGGTCCCCACCCAGCTGCTCACCATCGGCCTGGCAGAATCTCTGCTATGCCTTCCACACTCGCTGCCCTGCTCTGCCTTG GGCTGTGTCTGAGCCAGAGGATCAGCACCCAGGAGC AGACTCTCTTGAAACCTACCATCTGGGCAAAGCCCAGCTCCATAATTTCCAAGGGAAGGCCCGTGGCCATCTGGTGCCAAGGAACCCATGAAGCTGTTGAGTACTCGCTGTATTTTGAGGGAGGCCTTTTTGCCTCCAAGAAACCGAAACCAACTGGAATGAAGAACAGGGTCAAGTTCTCCATCCTGACCATGGTCTTGCACACTGCAGGGCAATACGTCTGCTCGTATCAGAACGGGGAGCTGTGGTCAGAGCCCAGCGATCCCCTGGATCTGATCATGACAG GAATGTATGACACACCCACTCTCTCAGTTCACCCCAGTCCTGAGGTGGTCTCAGGAGAGAACGTGACCTTCCATTGTCAGATAGAGACTGGAACAAGCACATTCTTTCTGCTCAAGGAGGAAAGACCCAGGCACCCACAGCGGAGATATAGGAATATCCAAGGGGAGTTTCCCATCGGCCCTGTGACCACAGCCCACAGCGGGACATACAGGTGCTTCGGCTCTTACAACAACTATGCGTGGTCTTCCCCCAGCGAGCCCGTGAAGCTGCTggtcacag GAGAAATTGGGGACACCAGCCCTGCACCTACAGAGCCCACCACTTCTCCTG GAGATACTTGGGACCTCTACCCTTCCGCCACGAAGACAGGATTCCAGAAAG ACCTTGCCCTCTGGGATCACACCGCACAGAATCTTGTTCGGCTCGGCCTGGCTGCCTTGGTCCTGGTGGCCCTCGTGTGGCTCCTGGTGGAAGACCGGCTCAGCAGGAAGAGGACTTGGGAGGGACCCAGCAGAGCTTCTGGTTGGGAGCGGAGAAGGTTCAGAACACAAAGATCCTTCAACAAAGACCAAGAGAGCTGA